The Silvanigrella paludirubra genome includes a window with the following:
- a CDS encoding HipA domain-containing protein has product MRVKPYNQEKIKTEILSFLKLNGKSNIARLKKHFPYSQSFFSRIFKLLDQEIIILGKARETEYAAKRIIDGKNSSYPIYEILEDSSSLKIGILYAIEPKGFYFLSHLKNISSEYSVDLPYFLNDLRPSGFLGHLVPNLNPELNLPKDIRIWSSEHCLKYLTTKSFDNIGNLIIGDLAFQKYLSQKTQTNGIEFLKRAEQFELYANNVLSYGEPGSSAGGEQPKFLSNLLPQNKQVLVKFSPPLHSDIGVRVADLLICEHLALNTLHKNNIESAQSEIIFTKNRIFLELERFDRIPNLGRKGLITLGSLDAEFSGTMGTWSETSINLMKKKIIPKEFYNEIRLLELFGHFIGNNDMHLFNLSFYFSKNKVIKIAPVYDMLPMLFRPMNNQIVPKTFSPPLPLPEDSNIWDKAYQLAIQFWNAVLNDKNISSSFKVIAQDCLFILNKQKDIGKLLPK; this is encoded by the coding sequence ATGAGAGTAAAGCCTTATAATCAAGAAAAAATAAAAACAGAAATTTTGAGTTTTTTAAAATTAAATGGGAAATCCAATATCGCTCGTTTAAAAAAACATTTTCCGTATAGCCAATCCTTTTTCTCGCGTATTTTTAAATTATTAGATCAAGAAATTATTATTTTAGGAAAAGCCCGAGAAACAGAATATGCAGCAAAAAGAATAATTGATGGAAAAAACTCCAGTTACCCTATTTATGAAATTCTTGAAGATAGCTCAAGCTTAAAAATAGGTATATTATATGCGATTGAACCTAAAGGTTTTTATTTTTTGTCGCATTTAAAAAATATTTCATCCGAATATTCTGTTGATCTTCCTTATTTTTTAAATGATTTAAGACCTAGCGGTTTTTTAGGACATTTAGTTCCAAACTTAAATCCTGAATTAAATTTACCAAAAGATATCCGCATTTGGTCTAGTGAACATTGTTTAAAATATTTAACAACTAAAAGTTTTGATAATATTGGTAATTTAATTATTGGTGATCTTGCTTTTCAAAAATATCTATCTCAAAAAACACAAACAAATGGAATCGAATTTCTGAAACGAGCTGAACAATTTGAACTTTATGCAAATAATGTTTTATCCTATGGAGAACCAGGCTCTTCCGCTGGTGGAGAACAACCAAAATTTTTAAGCAATTTATTGCCTCAAAATAAACAAGTTCTTGTTAAATTTTCTCCTCCTCTTCATTCTGATATTGGGGTACGCGTAGCTGATTTATTAATTTGTGAACATTTAGCCCTGAATACACTTCATAAAAACAATATAGAAAGCGCTCAATCTGAAATTATTTTTACAAAAAATCGCATTTTTTTAGAGCTAGAAAGATTTGATCGCATTCCCAATTTAGGAAGAAAGGGGCTTATTACTTTAGGTTCCTTAGATGCCGAGTTTTCTGGAACAATGGGAACTTGGTCAGAAACATCCATAAATTTAATGAAAAAGAAAATCATTCCAAAAGAATTTTATAATGAAATTCGTCTCCTTGAATTATTTGGTCACTTCATTGGAAATAATGACATGCACTTATTTAATCTCTCTTTTTATTTTTCTAAAAATAAAGTCATAAAAATCGCCCCTGTTTACGACATGCTTCCCATGTTATTTAGACCAATGAATAATCAAATTGTTCCCAAAACATTTTCACCCCCGTTACCTTTACCAGAAGATTCAAATATTTGGGATAAGGCTTATCAACTAGCCATTCAATTTTGGAATGCGGTTTTAAATGATAAAAATATTTCATCTTCTTTTAAAGTAATAGCGCAGGATTGTCTTTTTATTTTAAATAAACAAAAAGATATTGGAAAACTTTTGCCAAAATAA
- a CDS encoding Rpn family recombination-promoting nuclease/putative transposase: MKMDNSAINKAQETLEYLSQDPVARAKYEARLKYLSDYNTSMYTERQEGINEGIEKGKTEAKIQFAKKMRSEGFSPEIVMKITGLSSEELEKLS; the protein is encoded by the coding sequence ATGAAAATGGACAATTCTGCAATAAATAAAGCTCAAGAAACTTTGGAGTATTTAAGCCAAGATCCCGTTGCTCGGGCAAAATATGAAGCTCGTTTAAAATACTTAAGTGACTACAACACAAGTATGTATACCGAGCGGCAAGAAGGTATAAATGAGGGGATAGAAAAAGGAAAAACAGAAGCTAAAATTCAATTTGCAAAAAAAATGCGCAGTGAAGGATTTTCTCCTGAAATCGTTATGAAAATAACAGGTTTATCATCTGAAGAGCTTGAAAAACTTTCATAA
- a CDS encoding Rpn family recombination-promoting nuclease/putative transposase: protein MENDKLLDVKNDYLFKRIFGEDEEIFIDFANSILNYPEERKIISVTFLNNEVNKDSEFDKESRFDVIAQLNDGSFVNLEMQMRNTGEYEKRCLYYWAKLYEKQLIQGKTYKYLAPSICIHVLNFNFFKEKEEFITNVRLLDVKTHKVFSKDLEFVFLEVPKVPKTYYNNLEKWMVFLKGASKKEVMQMNNSAINKAQETLEYLSQDPVARAKYEARQKYILDYNTSMYTERQEGINEGIEKGKTEAKIQFAKKMRSEGFSPDIVMKITGLSSEELEKL, encoded by the coding sequence TTGGAAAATGATAAGTTACTGGATGTTAAAAATGATTATTTATTTAAACGCATATTTGGAGAGGATGAAGAAATATTTATTGATTTTGCGAATAGTATTTTAAATTACCCAGAGGAAAGAAAAATAATATCTGTCACTTTTTTAAATAATGAAGTGAATAAAGATAGTGAGTTTGATAAAGAGTCTCGGTTTGACGTAATTGCGCAGCTAAATGATGGTTCTTTTGTGAATTTAGAAATGCAAATGCGGAATACGGGTGAGTATGAAAAACGTTGTTTATATTATTGGGCAAAACTTTATGAAAAACAATTAATACAAGGAAAAACATATAAATATTTGGCACCTTCTATATGTATTCATGTTTTAAACTTTAATTTTTTTAAGGAAAAAGAAGAGTTTATTACGAATGTAAGACTCTTAGATGTAAAAACCCATAAAGTGTTTTCAAAAGATCTTGAATTTGTATTTTTAGAAGTTCCCAAAGTTCCAAAAACCTATTACAATAACCTAGAAAAATGGATGGTCTTTTTAAAAGGTGCATCTAAAAAGGAGGTCATGCAAATGAACAATTCTGCAATAAATAAAGCACAAGAAACTCTGGAGTATTTAAGCCAAGACCCCGTTGCTCGGGCAAAGTATGAAGCAAGGCAAAAGTATATTCTCGATTACAACACAAGTATGTATACCGAGCGGCAAGAAGGTATAAATGAGGGGATAGAAAAAGGAAAAACAGAAGCTAAAATTCAATTTGCAAAAAAAATGCGCAGTGAAGGATTTTCTCCTGATATTGTTATGAAAATAACAGGTTTATCATCTGAAGAGCTTGAAAAGTTATAA
- a CDS encoding helix-turn-helix domain-containing protein, whose translation MPEKKRRNINEIEKNSNPIALFVREKRKYLGYTQYEFSKRIGVGLRFLKELELGKETLRMDKVNQVLKYLGARLEPTPYREEDNI comes from the coding sequence ATGCCTGAAAAAAAAAGAAGAAATATCAATGAAATAGAAAAAAACTCCAATCCCATTGCTCTATTTGTAAGGGAAAAAAGAAAATACCTTGGCTACACCCAGTATGAATTTTCCAAAAGAATTGGCGTTGGACTTCGCTTTTTAAAAGAACTTGAACTTGGAAAAGAGACCTTACGCATGGACAAAGTAAACCAAGTTTTAAAATATTTAGGAGCAAGACTAGAACCTACTCCCTATCGTGAAGAGGATAATATTTAA
- a CDS encoding HipA N-terminal domain-containing protein codes for MARKGKVFVFEYYAGIIEETDDGHFIFEYDESYLNLKKPFPVSLTLPIRKEKYESKYLFPFFDGLIPEGWLLSLSIKNWKLNEKDRMGLLLSVCEDCIGSVKVIPYEK; via the coding sequence ATGGCGCGAAAAGGAAAAGTATTTGTATTTGAATATTATGCAGGAATCATAGAAGAAACCGATGATGGTCATTTTATTTTTGAATATGATGAATCCTATTTAAATTTAAAAAAACCTTTTCCAGTAAGTCTTACATTACCAATACGCAAAGAAAAATATGAATCTAAATATTTGTTTCCTTTTTTTGATGGTTTAATTCCTGAAGGTTGGCTTTTATCTTTGTCAATTAAAAATTGGAAACTAAATGAAAAAGATCGTATGGGGTTGTTACTTTCAGTTTGCGAAGACTGTATTGGTTCCGTAAAGGTCATACCTTATGAAAAATAA
- a CDS encoding HipA domain-containing protein, whose translation MKNKIIKNCLICFQSLENDNNYYHENCCKNLFNSTQPPSISLEKKEIEKLALQNLNKRLAVTGVQKKLSIRLFSENKNSVPKLTIVGALSGQYILKPQSKDFPYMPELEALTMQLAKKCGIDVADNGLIFLKDKSLAYITKRFDRINEKKRACEDLCQLSEVLTEQKYRSTAEKTAKVIKKYSSFPGNELLKYFEITLFCFITGNADMHLKNFSLLTNENDIIQLSPAYDLISTRLLIPIKEDHEELVLSVNGKKSNIKRKDFEFFSNNVGINEKSFNFILNNFFSKKEEMFHLIENSYISEKMKKEYILLIEERMKRIMN comes from the coding sequence ATGAAAAATAAAATAATAAAAAATTGTCTTATTTGTTTTCAAAGTTTAGAAAATGACAATAACTATTATCACGAAAATTGCTGTAAAAATTTATTTAACTCTACACAACCACCAAGCATTTCTCTTGAAAAAAAAGAAATAGAAAAACTTGCCCTACAAAATTTAAATAAACGACTTGCTGTTACCGGAGTTCAAAAAAAATTATCCATCAGACTTTTTTCTGAAAACAAAAACTCCGTTCCTAAACTTACCATTGTAGGCGCTTTATCAGGCCAGTATATTTTAAAACCGCAATCAAAAGATTTTCCTTATATGCCCGAACTTGAAGCCTTAACCATGCAACTTGCCAAAAAATGTGGGATTGATGTTGCCGACAATGGTCTTATTTTTTTAAAAGATAAAAGCCTCGCTTATATTACAAAAAGATTTGATCGAATAAATGAAAAAAAACGCGCTTGTGAAGATTTATGCCAATTGTCTGAAGTTCTAACTGAACAAAAATATCGAAGTACCGCAGAAAAAACGGCTAAAGTAATTAAAAAATATTCTTCATTTCCAGGTAACGAATTATTAAAATACTTTGAAATAACTTTATTTTGTTTTATTACAGGGAATGCCGATATGCATTTAAAAAACTTTTCTTTATTAACTAATGAAAATGATATTATTCAGCTATCCCCTGCATATGACTTAATTTCAACAAGACTCCTTATTCCCATAAAAGAAGATCATGAAGAACTTGTTTTAAGTGTTAATGGAAAAAAGTCTAATATCAAACGCAAAGATTTTGAATTTTTTTCAAACAATGTTGGTATTAATGAAAAAAGTTTTAATTTTATTTTAAATAATTTTTTTTCCAAAAAAGAAGAAATGTTTCATTTAATAGAAAATAGTTATATTTCTGAAAAAATGAAAAAAGAATATATATTATTGATTGAAGAGAGGATGAAGAGGATAATGAATTAA
- a CDS encoding Rpn family recombination-promoting nuclease/putative transposase, with translation MENDKLLDVKNDYLFKRIFGEDEEIFIDFANSILNYPDERKIISVTFLNNEVNKDSEFDKESRFDVIAQLNDGSFVNLEMQMRNTGEYEKRCLYYWAKLYEKQLIQGKTYKYLAPSICIHVLNFNFFKEKEEFITNVRLLDAKTHKVFSKDLEFVFLEVPKVPKTYYNNLEKWMVFLKGTSKKEVMKMDNSAINKAQETLEYLSQDPVARAKYEARQKYILDYNTSMYTERQEGINEGMEKGREAAKIQVAKKMRELGASLEFVMQATGLTAEELEKL, from the coding sequence TTGGAAAATGATAAGTTACTGGATGTTAAAAATGATTATTTATTTAAACGCATATTTGGAGAAGACGAAGAAATATTTATAGATTTTGCGAATAGTATTTTAAATTACCCAGACGAAAGAAAAATAATATCTGTCACTTTTTTAAATAATGAAGTGAATAAAGACAGTGAGTTTGATAAAGAATCTCGGTTTGACGTGATTGCACAATTAAATGATGGCTCTTTTGTTAATTTAGAAATGCAAATGCGGAATACGGGTGAGTATGAAAAACGTTGTTTGTACTATTGGGCAAAACTTTATGAAAAACAATTAATACAAGGAAAAACATATAAATATTTGGCACCTTCTATTTGTATTCATGTTTTAAACTTTAATTTTTTTAAGGAAAAAGAAGAGTTTATTACGAATGTGAGACTCTTAGATGCAAAAACCCATAAAGTGTTTTCAAAAGATCTTGAATTTGTATTTTTAGAAGTTCCCAAAGTTCCAAAAACCTATTATAATAACCTAGAAAAATGGATGGTCTTTTTAAAGGGAACATCTAAAAAGGAGGTCATGAAAATGGACAATTCTGCAATAAATAAAGCACAAGAAACTCTGGAGTATTTAAGCCAAGACCCCGTTGCTCGGGCAAAGTACGAAGCAAGGCAAAAGTATATTCTTGATTACAACACTAGCATGTATACCGAGCGGCAAGAAGGTATAAATGAAGGGATGGAGAAAGGGAGAGAAGCAGCTAAAATTCAAGTCGCCAAAAAAATGCGAGAATTAGGAGCTTCTCTCGAGTTTGTGATGCAAGCAACAGGTTTAACTGCTGAAGAGCTTGAAAAGTTATAA
- a CDS encoding HipA domain-containing protein, whose translation MAWGQDKELGASQDYGRIEYAYYLMVTHAKIQMSECRLLNENNRSHFMTKRFDRKKGNIKHHIQTLFAIDHIDYKKNRPIVKKNIF comes from the coding sequence ATGGCATGGGGGCAAGACAAAGAACTTGGTGCATCCCAAGACTATGGCAGAATAGAGTATGCATATTATTTAATGGTAACTCATGCCAAAATTCAAATGTCCGAATGTCGACTGCTAAATGAAAATAACCGCTCACATTTTATGACAAAAAGGTTTGATCGAAAAAAAGGAAACATAAAACATCATATTCAAACCTTATTTGCAATAGATCATATTGACTACAAAAAAAATCGACCAATAGTTAAGAAAAATATTTTTTAG